The genomic stretch TCCCTTAACTTAAAAAAAATCCTCGACACGATTCTCCTCACTCCTATGGGCAAGCTCTTAATTACAAAAGGGATCATTTTAATATCCAAAGGAACTGATGGTTTCGTGATTGAATCCTTGAAAGGGATTTCTAAGTCGCTCTCCGGAAATCGTATTCAAGTAGATAATTATCCCTCGAATCCAACTTACTTAAGTGAATTACCGGCTTCTCCCTGGCAAGCCCTTCTTCTGAAGAATGGCATTGAATTGATAATTCCAATTCTCCATGACGAAAAGAAGCTCGGTTTGATCGGGTTCGGAAAAAAAATCATTGGCGATGTTTTTTCAGACTCTGAATTGGATTATCTGCATTCTCTTTCAAATATCGCGGCGACAGCGATCCAAAACGGGCTGATATTCGAGGAACTTAACGATGTTAATCGGCAATTGGACAAACGTGTTCAAGAACTCAATACACTTTTCGAGATAGGGAAGGAGTTAAATTCAACTTTTGAAATTGACAAGGTCCTAAATCTCCTGGCTTACTCTATCATGGGTGAGTTAATGGTCAAGCGATGCTTGATATTTTTAGTTGAAAATGACAATTTGGTGCTTGCTTTAAACAAAGGCTTTCAGGGTGAACATGAACTGAAAACAATTAATGATCCTAAATTTCATAGTAAATTACTTGCTGCGGAAGAATCAGTATTAATTGATGATGGAGATGAATCTAAAATTGGCCAGCTTTTTAAAGACTTGGGTATCGCGGCTTTTTTCCCGATGCGCATCCAAAACGAAACGAAAGGTGTGGTTGTGCTCGGGGAAAAAATCACCAATCTTAAATTCAACAAAGATGAGCTGAATTTCTTGACAACTCTGGGCAATCTTTCCATGATTTCAGTTGAAAATGCCCGCCTGTTCGAGGAAACCTTAGAAAAACAAAGATTAGAGAAAGAGCTTCAGGTAGCAAGAGAAATTCAAAGACAACTCCTTCCTGATGCCTGCCCCAAGATTGAAAATTTTGAAATAGCGGCAATCAATATTTCATCACTGGAGGTTGGCGGAGATTATTACGACTGCATTAAATTAAACGACAACAAATATGTGATTACCATTGCTGATGTTTCGGGAAAAGGGGCTCCGGCGGCCTTATTGATGGCCAACTTGCAGGCTAGTTTACACGCGCTTGTAAATACTGATCTGGATATCGAGGAAATAACGTATCGGATTAATAATTTAATTTACCGCAATACAGGCTTCGATAAATTCATTACATTCTTCTTTGGCGTGCTGGATGTGAAAGAGAAAACATTTACCACCGTAAATGCGGGACATAATCCGCCTTATCTGTTCCATAAAGATCGCTCGTTTCAACTTTTTGAGGAAGGGGGTCTCATCCTTGGCATGATGCCTAATATGCAATATGATTCTGAGACCGTTTTACTTAAATCAGGCGATTGCGTGGTCATGTTCACAGATGGGGTTTCAGAAGCGATGAACGGCAAAGAAGAAGAATTTGAAGATAAACGCATTCAAGAATGCGTCCTAAAAAGCTTTGATTGCTCTGCTGAAGATATCATGCAAAACCTAATTGCTTCGGTGAAGGATTTTTCAAAAGGTGAGCCCCAGTCTGATGATATTACAATTTTAACCATGAAAGTTCATTAGCTTGTTATCGCTATCTGGGGGCTCCTTCCTCCTTCATTCTGCTTTCTTGATTTGACCGCTATGAGTTTCCTTTCTCTTTAGTTGGTCAATGTTTGCCTGACAAATCGAGTTAACAAGGTTTCTTAAAATAAATTTCCTATGGCTTCTATAATAGTGGTTGACGACGAAAAGTCGATTACATATCTCCTTTCTGAAGTTTTAAATAAAGACGGGCACGACGTTAAAACCTTTTCCGACGGCAAGCAGATTGAAGACGAGCTCAAAAAACGGGAATATGCCTTAGTCATCTCGGATCTTCACATGAAAGAGGTCGGAGGACTTGAAGTTTTAAAAACAGTGAAAAGTTATTCTGAAAATACCGAAGTGTTAATTCTCACGGGTCGTGGAACCATCTCAAGCGCAGTTGAAGCGATGAAATTATCTGCATTTGAATATCTCACCAAACCAATTGATATGGAAGAATTCCGCTTGAAAGTACAAAAGGCGCTTGAGAGGCGAGACTTAAGACTTCAGATTGAGAAACAGCAAAAAGTGTTGACCGAACACCAGGAAATGATCAAAAAAGATTTGGCGCTTGCTGAACAAGTGCAGGCCAGTCTCGTGCCGCAATCAATAGTTTTACCAGCGGTCGATGTTAAAGTGAAATATATGCCCATGATTGGCGTCGGAGGCGACTTTGCTGATATTTACTATGACGGCGGTGAAAACATCTACCTGACTTTGGTTGATGTCACCGGACACGGCATTACAGCAGCCTTGTTAGTTAATCGTGTTTGCAGTGAGATAAGAAAGCATGTCCGCGAGCAGCGACAACCATCGACAATTCTTCACAGGGTAAACAATTTTATTTTTGAGGCGTTCGAAGGAATGGCGACCTTTTTGACTATGTTTTCCGGTGTCATTAATTTGCGAAAAGGTTCGCTTACTTATGCCGGCAGCGCCCACCCCGCCACAATTTTGTGGAAAAGCCGGGAAAATAAGTTTGTCCAGCTTGAATCGCAAAATGTGATCATCGGTTATGAAAAAAAAACTGAAAATAAATTTTCACAAGATATCGTTATGATTGGGCCGCAAGACAAAGTCATTATGTACACAGACGGTATTATTGAAGCGGAAGATGCCAAGGGAAAGCAACTTGGAATAAATGGGTTTATTGATTTTTTTAAATCGAGCATCTACCTTTCTGTTGACGAAATTCTAGATACTATTATAACTGGAGTTTATGAGTTTTCGCCGAATCCCATTAAGGATGATGTCTATTTGATCCTGGCGGGCATGAAATAATCCACGCGACAAAAGTGTCCTCTCAAATTATTACATTCTTAACTGATTGTGCCGGTTTCAATCCATTTCGCAAGCGGTCTGGAATTTAAAAACCAAGGCAAAGATTTTTTGATGATAACAAAAGTGACTTTCAAAAATACAAGACGCAGGGAATGGCCTGACTGGCGAGGTCGTTTATATTTGACCGGTTGGTAGATTTGATTTCAAATATTCTAAGAACGGCAATCAGGATTCGTTTTACGGATCAAATGAGGGAGTAATGGACAACGATCACCCACAGCAAGATGAATTTTATTCGCGACAATATTCTCGAAGACGATTGAGAATATTTGATAAGCTCCGCAGCGACAATCCCAGGTTGAACCTTTATCTTTTTCTAGGTACTTGCGTAACTACGTTTTTAACCGGATGGCTTGGAAATGGGAACTGGCAGGCAGGCATTTGGTATGGCGGTGCAATTATTTCAATTCTACTGGCTCATGAAATGGGGCACTACATAATGTGCAAGAAATACGGAATAAGCGTCACATTACCGTTTTTTATTCCATTCCCTCCGTTTATTAGCCCTTTTGGTACGTTGGGGGCCGTCATTAAAATGGAGTCCAGAATTCCGAGTCGCAAAGCCTTGTTTGATGTAGCCGTTGCCGGACCCCTGGCTGGTCTTTTCCTGACGATCCCGGCGATTTATTTTGGTATCCAGCTCTCCGAAATTGTTGATTCTCAGCCCGCTGATGCAAGCGGAATGATCTACCTTGGTGAATCGTTCTTATTTGCAAAGCTTTCAAATTTGGCACAGAGTGTTCCGGAAAACCAGGATGTAATGCTCCACCCTCTGGCATATGCCGGTTGGGCTGGTTTATTTGTAACTGCGCTAAATTTACTCCCTATCGGCCAGCTCGACGGCGGCCATATCGTTTATGCACTTATTGGAAGAGGGCATAAAATAGTTGCAACGACGGCGTTAATAGCATTTGGCGGGATTGCAATTTTTATATTTCATGGCTGGATTTTGCTGCTTATTATGCTGATCTGGTTTGGATACAAACATCCACCAACTATGGATGAAACACCAGTTGACACAAAAAGAATTGTAATAGGTGTTATTACTCTGCTTATTTTTCTTCTTTCGTTTACTCCGGAACCCTTTAAAGTTGCCGCTTTTTGACAGAGATTGACAAATTAAAAAAGTTAATAAATTCTTGACATGAAGTTTGGTTTTCGAAAGGAAGCTTGTTATATTGGCTCCCTATTATTTTCAATAACTAACCAGGAGATGTAGTTGACATGGCATTTGATTTTCCACAGTCGATTGATTTAGCACAATTGCCAACACCAGTTGAGAAGCTTGAGAGAATTTCGAACATTTTTGAGGGGCCGCAAATTTACATCAAGCGTGACGATTTAACAGACGTCGGTATGACCGGCAATAAAGTTCGAAAGCTCGAATTCTTGTTAGCAGAAGCCGTCCAAAATAAATGCGACTATGTAATCACCTGTGGGGGATATCAATCTAATCATGCCAGGGCTACTGCTGTTGCTTCAGCAAGGGTAGGGCTCAAATGTCTGCTTGTCCTCAGAAATAGCCTGAATGCACCCCTCGAAGGAAATTTGTTTATCGATAGATTGGTTGGGGCTGAATTTGAGTACATCACTCCAGAAGAATATATGCAAGTTGACGATGTGATGCTGAGAATTGCTGAGAAGTTAAAAGAGAAAGGCCATCAACCATATGTTATCCCTGAAGGGGGGTCAAACGAAGTTGGTTCGCTGGGTTATGTCAAGGCAGCCGGAGAACTAGCCCAACAACTCAAGTCTATGAAGTTAAGAATTGACCATATTGTTCTTCCGGTCGGCTCGGGAGGAACTTATGCTGGACTATTGCTGGGCAAATTTCTTTATGACCTGCCCGCTCAAATTCACGGCATCAACGTTTGTGACGATGACTCTTATTTTGTCAACAAAATATCCAGCTTACTGACGGCCATGCAAAAACGATATAAGCTGACATTTAAGATAGACAAAAAGGATATCAGCATCATCGACGGCTATGTCGGCAAGGGGTATGGATTAAGCAGCCAGCATGAAATTGATACAATTAAAAAAGTGGCCAGAGCCGAAGGGGTTATTTTAGATCCGATTTATACCGGCAAGGCTATGTTTGGATTGTCCGATCAGATTCGTCAAGGTAAATTTAAGCCAGGCGAAAATGTACTATTTGTTCACACCGGCGGGATTTTCGGACTCTTTCCAAAGAAAACGTTGTTCTTCTAGAAAAGGCTTTGACCAATGATACCACGCTTGAAGCGATGGTATCGGTAAATGACTAAACCAGCAGCCTGCCACCATCTACCACAACAACTTCCCCCGTGACAAAGTCGCTTCCCTTCAAAAGGAAAATCGCGGCATTGACGATATCTTGAGGTGTACCGAGTTTTTTGAGGAGGGTCGAATCTTTAATTTCAGTCTTATATTCTTCAGTTGCATCTTCCGACATTAAGATTGTGCCTGAGGCAATTGCGTTCACTTGAATGTTAGGCGCCAGAGCTTTCGCCAGGCCCTTGGTAACCGCAATCAAACCCGCTTTAGAAGCGCTGTATGGAATGAACTCAGGCCAGGGTGAAATGCCTGCCACATCCGTTATGTTGATGATTTTACCGCGCTTCTTCTGCTTCATTAGGTCAGAGACGTACTGCGCGCAGAAATACGGAGCCTTTAAATTAATGCCAAGCAGATCATCCCATTCTGGTTCCGAAGTCTCGCCTACCGGCGTTTTGAAATAAAGCGCAGCGTTATTGATCAAGACATCTATTTGCTTGAAGTGTTCGTGGCATTTTTTTACGACATTCTCAATTTGGGCTACGTCTGCAAAGTCCCCCTGAATTGCAAAAGCCTCTGCGCCAAGTGCTTTAATCTCTTCCAGGGTTTGATTTGCTTGTTCTTGAGATCGGTTGAAATGCAGGGCTATTTTCATCCCTTCCTTAGCCAGGCCGAGCGCGATTGCTTTGCCGACCCGGTGTGCGGCACCCGTAATGAGAGCGACTTTTTTTTGCAGATTCATCTTTTCTTTGTTTTAGACAAAAAAAGCGTGACGAGTCACGCTTTAGAGAAGTGTTGCGACCTTTTAGTCAGATTAAGTCAGTCCGTTGGTTTTCAAGTCTTTGCCCAAAGCATATTCTACTTCAAGCACATTATTTTTGAGCCGGTTTTGCAGATCTTTCCGGTCATCGATGACAATATTTGTGACAACTCTGTCGGCAAAAGTTTTTATTTCATCGTGGCATTTTTTCACAATAACCATAATCTCATCCCAATCCCCTTCGATAATTGTTCCCATCGAAGTGAGTTGATAGTCTAATTCGCTTTTTTCGATAATCGCAACGGCCTTGGCTATCATTTCTTTTAATTCTTCTCCGGTCCCAACCGGGGTAATTGTAACTTGTGCGAGCATTTCGATTTATTCTTAAGTTATTAAATAAACATGATTTAAAAAGATGGATTTAATATATTAAAAATACAGAAAATGTCAAGCCAAAAAATGAAATATGGCTTAATTAAAGTATTGACATTAACCATCGAATTTGTATATTTTTACTTTTAATTGTTAAAACCTTGTACCGCTCAAAACCTTTGGGAGCTAAATTTTGCATTTGGTTTTCAGCACTGAATATAGAAACCTTTCCCGAACGCCTGTTCTGAGTTTTTTATTTGTAACTCCGATTTGGTGCATTTATGAATTTTTTACTTTCAGATTGAACAATGACTGGAATGGCAACCTTAGAACGGGATTGGATTTTTTAATAAGAAACGGTCTGGAATCGGTCAATCTACCTGTTTGGATTCTTGCGGTGCTGGTTGCTTCATTCTTGATTTTCTACTTTTTTAAAAAAAAAGCTGGATCCGGCAAAACGCAGAACCTGTGTTTTTTGCCTACATGTTCTTGGAAAGCCTGATTTATGGGTCGCTATTGGGATTGGCGGTAGGGAGCCTTACAGGTGTTTTGCTAACTCCACAGGACATCTCTTTTAACCAATCAAAAATAAACTCGCTGGTTTTAAATTTAGGTGCCGGAATTTATGAGGAATTCGTTTTTCGTTTTCTTCTCATAACCGGTATTTTCTGGATATTAAAAAAAGCGGTAAAAAATAAATTTGTGATATATTCAGGCGCCTTTTTGGTGAGCTCTTTATTATTCTCTTTTTTTCACTATTTGGAGCCTTTCAACGAGCCATTTCAAGTGAATTCTTTTTTGTTCAGGTTTATTGCGGGTTCTGTCTTCTCGATTATTTTCATTTTTCGCGGGTACGGAATTGTCGCTTATTCACACTTTCTTTATAATATTTTGCTTATGTTTAGATGATCTCGGAAGTAGTTGATGAAGAAAATTATCAGGGATTGATGAAAAAAAGAAATTTAATTGTATTAGTATCTTCGGGATGTTTCTTAATCATTTTCGCACTCTTTTGGTTGTTTTTTTCGCCAATTGTGAAAGGGAAGAGCAGTGATTCTTTTCCTCTAAAAATTTGTAAAGGCTCGTCATTTTACTCAATAACCAATTTTCTGTTAAAAAATAACATCATTCCGAACTCGTTTAAGCTTAAAAGTACGGCCCGGCTTCTTAATTTGCAAAGCAAACTAAAAGCCGGTAAATATGAAATTAATGGCGGGATTTCAAGTTACGCTTTATTGAAACAGCTAACCGAAGGCAGGGTTGCTGTTGAAAGTGTCAGGATTCTTGAGGGGATAACAGCAAAGCAAATCGCGGGAACATTGAAACGCAGAATAGAGGTTGATTCTTCCCGTTTCATGCAGTTGGTTCATGATCCTGGCTTTGTGAAGAATCTTGGGGTTGAAGCAAAAACTCTGGAGGGTTTTCTTTTTCCCGATACTTATAACTTTTACTGGGGGATGAAGTCAGAGGATATTATTTCAATTATGGTGAATGAGTTCAAGAAAAATTTTAACGATGCATTGCGGAAAAAGGCTGAGGAAAGTGGCTTTTCAATTGTAAAAGCGCTAACTTTGGCCTCAATAATTGAGGGTGAGGCCGTGCTCGATTCCGAACGGTCAACCATTTCCGCCGTTTATCATAACCGTTTAAAGCGCGGTATTCGTCTTCAGGCTGATCCAACCATTCAATACGTCATTGAAGATGGCCCAAGACGTCTTTTGAAGCGGGATTTGGAAATTGACTCCCCATACAATACTTACAAATACAAAGGCTTGCCACCGGGCCCGATCAATAACCCGGGGTTGGCTTCAATCAGGGCCAGCGTGTACCCGGAAAATGTAAATTATCTTTATTTTGTCGCCAACGGAGACGGATCGCATACGTTCAGCAGAACGCTTAAAGAACATTTACGCGCTAAGAAAAAATTTGACCAGTACAGAAGAAAAATTAACAGACTAAAAGCAATTGAACGGGAAATCAAAAAAAACGAAAACCGCTGAAAATGAAGAAAATCATTTGCTTGAAGCGCTAAATCCAGCGCAGAGGACCGCGGTTCAATGTACTTCAGGGCCGGTGCTGATCCTGGCCGGCGCCGGCAGTGGAAAAACCCGCGTTTTGACTCACCGAATTGCCTATTTAATTCAGAAAGTCGGTGTAAAACCTTGGGAGATTTTGGCACTAACGTTTACCAATAAAGCCGCGCTTGAGATGAAAGACAGAATCGTCAAGCTGTTGAAAGGGATGGGAAATGAAGCGTGGACCGGTACGTTCCATTCGATTTGTGCCCGTATTCTCCGAATCGAAGGACACCACCTTGGTTATGAAAGGAATTTTCTAATCTTCGACCAAGATGATCAACTCAGGTTTATTAAAAATGTTATGACTGAGTTGAATATTTCACACAAGCATTACAACCCAGATACTATTCAAGCGCGAATTAACGGCGCTAAAAATTTGTACATTGGGCCCGACGAGTTTAAGGCCACTGCAAAAGAACCTATCGAAGAAACAGCAGCGCTGGTTTATTCCCACTACCAGGATCTGATGAAAAAAAATAACGCCATGGATTTCGACGATCTACTGGTGAATCCCATTTATCTTTTCGAGCAGTTTCCGGATATTTTGGAAAAATACCAGGAGAAATTCAAATATCTTTTGGTTGATGAATACCAAGATACGAATCGAACCCAGTATTTGCTGTTAAAAAAGCTGGCGGCAAAACACAAAAATTTGTGTGTGGTGGGGGATGACGACCAGTCGATTTATCGTTGGCGAGGAGCAGATATTCAAAATATTCTCTCAGTTGATAAAGATTATTCTGATTGCAGCGTTTTTCACCTCGAACAAAATTACCGATCGACACAATATATTTTAGATGTGGCCAATTCCGTAGTCGAAAAGAATTCAAGCAGAAGAGAAAAAAAGCTTTGGACGGATAAAGGGGCTGGTGAGAAAGTAGCGGTGTTGGATATCGATGATGATATTTCGGAGTCAATCACTGTTGTAAAATTAATTAAAGAGGAGCTTCAGCAGAAAGCCCGTAATTTTTGCGATTTCTGCATTTTGTACCGGACAAACTCACAGTCGCGCGTTTTAGAAGATGCGCTCAGAACCTCGGGAATTCCATATGTAATTGTTGGTGGGGTTAAATTTTATGCGCGGAAGGAAATCAAAGACGTTCTTGCTTATTTACGGTTAGTTTCCAACTCCAAAGACTCAATCAGTTTCAAACGAGTTGTGAATTTTCCTTTGCGTGGAATAGGGGAGAGTTCTATAGGTAAACTTGAACAATTCGCTGGTGACGCCGATATTTCGATGTTAGAGGCTGCAGGTAAAGTAGAAAAGCTGGAGACAATTCCGCACCGTATTCGAAATAATATTGTTGAGTTTCATTCTTTGATTAACAAATACGCTTCACTCAAAGACGAATTGTCCCCTGGTGAAATTGCCACAAGTATTGTAGATGAAATTGGCATTCTCAAGTCTTTTAAGGAAATCGGTACAGAGGAGGCAATGATACGCTCTGAAAACGTCCGGGAATTACTTTCTGCAATAGCAAATTTTCAAAAACTACACAATAGCGCTACTTTAGACGATTTTTTGGAAGAAGTTTCTCTGGTTACAGATATTGACACCTGGGACAATAAATCAAATGCCGTCACTTTGATGACGCTTCACAGTGCGAAGGGTTTGGAATTTCCTGTGGTTTTCATCGCCGGTCTTGAGGAGGGGCTCTTTCCTCTGTCCAGAAGTTTTGAAAGCACCGATGATTTGGAGGAAGAGCGCAGGTTGTTTTATGTGGGCGCCACCCGCGCCATGGAGAAATTGTACCTGACCTGGTCGGCCCAGAGAATGCGTTTTGGCGAAATTCTAAAGAACCTGCCCTCACGGTTTCTCGGTGAAATAGATCCGGAGTTTATTGATCGGAAAGACTTACGGAAATATTACGACTTCAAAAGGCGCCCTTCTTATAAAAAGTATCAAACACCGGAAGCTGATGTCATGCCGGCTTATGAGGACTTTTCACAAGAAAACAACGCCGTTTATGTTGGCGCTGAAGTTAAGCATTCCATGTTTGGTCTCGGAAAAATTTTAAATAAAGAAGGCCAAGGCGAAAGCATGAAATTAACGGTTAATTTTTATGAGGTCGGCAAAAAAAAGTTAATGGCAAAATATGCAAATTTGGAAGTACTAGGATAGATTTATGTTCAAAAAGGTCTTCAGTACAATATTAATTCTATTGGCTTTTATTAAGTTCTATTTACCTGGACTTATGGCGCAGGAAACGCAAGCCGATAAAGAATTCTTCTTCGCGCAAAAACTCTATCAAGACAAATTGTACAACCTTGCCGCTGAACAATTCAAAGAATTCTCCAGAAAATTCTCAAGCAATGAAAAGGCTGACGATGCTTTGTATTTGTCAGGTCAGGCCAACTTTGCCAATTCAGAATATCAAAAGGCGTTTGATTCTTATAAAGAATTAGAGATCAATTACCCACAGTCAAATTTTCTGCCCGATGCCAGGTTTCGATTAGCTGAATGCCAGGCAGCAATGCAGAATTTTGCCAATGCCGCCGAGCTCTTCAAACGGGTGCCTGTATTTCACAAAGAAAATGATAAAGCCGCCACCGCTTTCTTCGAGTCTGCGAAATCTTCTTTACAAATAGAAGACTCCAAATCAGCCCTGGCGGTTCTTTTTGAGCTCATCTCCACTTATCCGGATTCGCCGGAAAGAGTCGATGCCCATTTAAAAATCGTGGAAATTTATTTAGACCGAGGCGATTATACCGAAGCACTCACTCAAATCGAAAACCTTTTTCGGACATTCGGTCCCGATTTAAAAGATCCGCGAATTTATCTGCTTCGTGCAGAGGTTTTTGAAAAACTTGGCCAGTTCGAGGAGGCGCTTGAAATTTACACGACGATCGTCCAAGAATTTCAAACGAGTAAAGAGGCTCAAAGAGTTTTGTATCATTTGGGATCTTTATTTCAGACTCAAGGCGACCTTGATAAAGCTTTGACCTATTACGATCAATATTTGGTCAATTTCAAAGACTCAGAATTGACGCCGAAAGTCTATTTGAGAAAAGGTGATATTTACTTTTCAAAGGAGCAATTTGAACAAGCTTTGGAAAACTACCAAAAAGCAGAACAATCTGCCTCCACAAAACTACAAGATGAAGTCGACTATAAAATAGCAGCAGTTTTCGACCTGCAAGGGAAGTACCAATTAGCCGAAGCCCGGCTGCAACGGGTCATTAAAAATGCAACTAATTCAAAAAGAGAAAATAAGTCATCGCCTTTCCTTGAAGGCAGCTATTTTAAACTCACTGAAGTTTTTATTAAAAGCGGGCAGCCGCAAAAAGCACTGCAAAATATAGCGGAATACAAAAAGCGATTTGCTGAAAGTTCAAAACAAAAGAAAATCAAGTTTATGGAGGCGGAGCTATTTGAAAAACAGCTTAAAGATTACCCAAGAGCGCTCCGGGCTTATCAGAATTATTTAGATCAATTTTCCCGCAGCCGACGGGTTGACGAGGCTCAGGCCGGCATTGCACGTTGTTATGAAAAACTTTCTGATTATCTGTTAGCGCTAAAAGAATACCAGAATTATTTACAGCGGTATCCCGCGGGTGATGATTTCGAGTGGGTCAAAAATAGAGTTCGTTTAATTTCGGAAACAATTAATATCGAGGACGGGCTTCACCATGTTTCCGGCCTGCTTTCCAAATTTGCGGAGACAAAAGATTCGGGAAATTGGAATTTTGAATTGGCTAAATTTTATTTTCAAATAAAAGATTTTGCCCGCGCAATTGAGGCGTTCAAAAAAATATTATCCGAATCCGGTAATGGACTTGATAGGGCAGAGGTGGTTTACTATTTGGGGCTTTCGTATTCCAAAATGGCTGACAAATCGGCGCTGAAAAATGACTTCCAAAAATCAACTGCATATTTGGATAGCTCAGCAGTGCTGTTAGGTCAGGTAGTT from candidate division KSB1 bacterium encodes the following:
- a CDS encoding SpoIIE family protein phosphatase, which produces MASIIVVDDEKSITYLLSEVLNKDGHDVKTFSDGKQIEDELKKREYALVISDLHMKEVGGLEVLKTVKSYSENTEVLILTGRGTISSAVEAMKLSAFEYLTKPIDMEEFRLKVQKALERRDLRLQIEKQQKVLTEHQEMIKKDLALAEQVQASLVPQSIVLPAVDVKVKYMPMIGVGGDFADIYYDGGENIYLTLVDVTGHGITAALLVNRVCSEIRKHVREQRQPSTILHRVNNFIFEAFEGMATFLTMFSGVINLRKGSLTYAGSAHPATILWKSRENKFVQLESQNVIIGYEKKTENKFSQDIVMIGPQDKVIMYTDGIIEAEDAKGKQLGINGFIDFFKSSIYLSVDEILDTIITGVYEFSPNPIKDDVYLILAGMK
- a CDS encoding SDR family oxidoreductase — protein: MNLQKKVALITGAAHRVGKAIALGLAKEGMKIALHFNRSQEQANQTLEEIKALGAEAFAIQGDFADVAQIENVVKKCHEHFKQIDVLINNAALYFKTPVGETSEPEWDDLLGINLKAPYFCAQYVSDLMKQKKRGKIINITDVAGISPWPEFIPYSASKAGLIAVTKGLAKALAPNIQVNAIASGTILMSEDATEEYKTEIKDSTLLKKLGTPQDIVNAAIFLLKGSDFVTGEVVVVDGGRLLV
- a CDS encoding CPBP family intramembrane metalloprotease codes for the protein MFFAYMFLESLIYGSLLGLAVGSLTGVLLTPQDISFNQSKINSLVLNLGAGIYEEFVFRFLLITGIFWILKKAVKNKFVIYSGAFLVSSLLFSFFHYLEPFNEPFQVNSFLFRFIAGSVFSIIFIFRGYGIVAYSHFLYNILLMFR
- a CDS encoding D-cysteine desulfhydrase family protein, whose amino-acid sequence is MAFDFPQSIDLAQLPTPVEKLERISNIFEGPQIYIKRDDLTDVGMTGNKVRKLEFLLAEAVQNKCDYVITCGGYQSNHARATAVASARVGLKCLLVLRNSLNAPLEGNLFIDRLVGAEFEYITPEEYMQVDDVMLRIAEKLKEKGHQPYVIPEGGSNEVGSLGYVKAAGELAQQLKSMKLRIDHIVLPVGSGGTYAGLLLGKFLYDLPAQIHGINVCDDDSYFVNKISSLLTAMQKRYKLTFKIDKKDISIIDGYVGKGYGLSSQHEIDTIKKVARAEGVILDPIYTGKAMFGLSDQIRQGKFKPGENVLFVHTGGIFGLFPKKTLFF
- the mltG gene encoding endolytic transglycosylase MltG, with amino-acid sequence MKKRNLIVLVSSGCFLIIFALFWLFFSPIVKGKSSDSFPLKICKGSSFYSITNFLLKNNIIPNSFKLKSTARLLNLQSKLKAGKYEINGGISSYALLKQLTEGRVAVESVRILEGITAKQIAGTLKRRIEVDSSRFMQLVHDPGFVKNLGVEAKTLEGFLFPDTYNFYWGMKSEDIISIMVNEFKKNFNDALRKKAEESGFSIVKALTLASIIEGEAVLDSERSTISAVYHNRLKRGIRLQADPTIQYVIEDGPRRLLKRDLEIDSPYNTYKYKGLPPGPINNPGLASIRASVYPENVNYLYFVANGDGSHTFSRTLKEHLRAKKKFDQYRRKINRLKAIEREIKKNENR
- a CDS encoding SpoIIE family protein phosphatase translates to MEKVTKEEKKFTYLDEKLYELQALFDLSKALNSSLNLKKILDTILLTPMGKLLITKGIILISKGTDGFVIESLKGISKSLSGNRIQVDNYPSNPTYLSELPASPWQALLLKNGIELIIPILHDEKKLGLIGFGKKIIGDVFSDSELDYLHSLSNIAATAIQNGLIFEELNDVNRQLDKRVQELNTLFEIGKELNSTFEIDKVLNLLAYSIMGELMVKRCLIFLVENDNLVLALNKGFQGEHELKTINDPKFHSKLLAAEESVLIDDGDESKIGQLFKDLGIAAFFPMRIQNETKGVVVLGEKITNLKFNKDELNFLTTLGNLSMISVENARLFEETLEKQRLEKELQVAREIQRQLLPDACPKIENFEIAAINISSLEVGGDYYDCIKLNDNKYVITIADVSGKGAPAALLMANLQASLHALVNTDLDIEEITYRINNLIYRNTGFDKFITFFFGVLDVKEKTFTTVNAGHNPPYLFHKDRSFQLFEEGGLILGMMPNMQYDSETVLLKSGDCVVMFTDGVSEAMNGKEEEFEDKRIQECVLKSFDCSAEDIMQNLIASVKDFSKGEPQSDDITILTMKVH
- a CDS encoding MTH1187 family thiamine-binding protein; this translates as MLAQVTITPVGTGEELKEMIAKAVAIIEKSELDYQLTSMGTIIEGDWDEIMVIVKKCHDEIKTFADRVVTNIVIDDRKDLQNRLKNNVLEVEYALGKDLKTNGLT
- a CDS encoding site-2 protease family protein; the encoded protein is MDNDHPQQDEFYSRQYSRRRLRIFDKLRSDNPRLNLYLFLGTCVTTFLTGWLGNGNWQAGIWYGGAIISILLAHEMGHYIMCKKYGISVTLPFFIPFPPFISPFGTLGAVIKMESRIPSRKALFDVAVAGPLAGLFLTIPAIYFGIQLSEIVDSQPADASGMIYLGESFLFAKLSNLAQSVPENQDVMLHPLAYAGWAGLFVTALNLLPIGQLDGGHIVYALIGRGHKIVATTALIAFGGIAIFIFHGWILLLIMLIWFGYKHPPTMDETPVDTKRIVIGVITLLIFLLSFTPEPFKVAAF